The Streptococcus oralis Uo5 genome includes a window with the following:
- the uvrA gene encoding excinuclease ABC subunit UvrA: MQDKIVIHGARAHNLKNIDVEIPRDKLVVVTGLSGSGKSSLAFDTLYAEGQRRYVESLSAYARQFLGNMEKPDVDAIDGLSPAISIDQKTTSKNPRSTVGTTTEINDYLRLLYARVGMPYCINGHGAIKASSVEQIVDKVLELPERQRLQILAPVIRKKKGQHKSVIEKIQKDGYVRVRVDGEVYDVTEVPELSKSKQHNIDVVVDRIVIKEGIRSRLFDSIEAALRIAEGYVIIDTMDDSELLFSEHYACPVCGFTVPELEPRLFSFNAPFGSCSECDGLGIKLEVDVDLVVPDTSKTLREGALAPWNPISSNYYPNMLEQAMTAFGVDMDKPFEDLSEEDKNLILYGSDGKEFHFHYENEFGGVRDIDIPFEGVIGNIKRRYHETNSDYTRTQMRLYMNELTCGTCHGYRLNDQALSVRVGGEQGPHIGEISDLSIADHLELVSQLTLSENEAIIARPILKEIKDRLTFLNNVGLNYLTLSRSAGTLSGGESQRIRLATQIGSNLSGVLYILDEPSIGLHQRDNDRLIASLKKMRDLGNTLIVVEHDEDTMREADYLIDVGPGAGVFGGEIVAAGTPKQVARNSKSITGQYLSGKRVIPVPEDRRSGNGRFIEVTGARENNLQNVTARFPLGKFIAVTGVSGSGKSTLINSILKKAIAQKLNRNSDKPGKFKTITGIEHVDRLIDIDQSPIGRTPRSNPATYTGVFDDIRDLFAQTNEAKIRGYKKGRFSFNVKGGRCEACSGDGIIKIEMHFLPDVYVACEVCHGTRYNSETLEVHYKEKNISQVLDMTVNDAVEFFQHIPKIQRKLQTIKDVGLGYVTLGQPATTLSGGEAQRMKLASELHKRSTGKSFYILDEPTTGLHTEDIARLLKVLARFVDDGNTVLVIEHNLDVIKTADHIIDLGPEGGVGGGTIIATGTPEEIAANEASYTGHYLKGKLHHE; this comes from the coding sequence ATGCAAGATAAAATTGTGATTCATGGGGCGCGTGCCCATAACTTAAAAAATATTGATGTGGAGATTCCGCGAGACAAGCTGGTTGTTGTGACTGGTTTGTCAGGATCTGGGAAATCCAGTTTGGCCTTTGATACCCTCTATGCGGAGGGACAACGTCGTTATGTGGAGAGTTTGTCAGCCTACGCTCGCCAGTTCTTGGGAAATATGGAGAAGCCAGATGTAGATGCTATTGATGGACTCAGTCCAGCTATTTCCATCGACCAAAAAACGACTAGCAAAAACCCTCGTTCGACCGTGGGAACCACGACTGAAATCAATGACTATCTGCGTCTCCTCTATGCACGTGTAGGGATGCCTTACTGTATCAATGGGCATGGGGCTATCAAGGCTTCTTCTGTGGAGCAAATCGTGGATAAGGTTTTAGAATTGCCTGAACGCCAGCGCTTGCAAATTTTGGCCCCTGTCATCCGCAAGAAAAAAGGACAACACAAGAGTGTCATTGAAAAGATTCAGAAAGACGGCTATGTCCGCGTCCGAGTGGATGGGGAAGTCTATGATGTGACCGAAGTGCCAGAGTTGTCCAAGAGCAAGCAACACAATATCGATGTTGTGGTTGACCGTATTGTCATCAAAGAGGGTATTCGTAGCCGTCTCTTTGATTCCATTGAGGCTGCCCTTCGTATCGCAGAAGGATATGTGATTATCGACACTATGGACGATTCTGAGTTGCTCTTTTCTGAGCATTATGCCTGTCCAGTTTGTGGTTTTACAGTACCAGAGTTAGAGCCTCGTCTCTTCTCCTTCAATGCCCCGTTTGGCTCTTGTAGTGAGTGTGATGGTTTGGGCATCAAGCTGGAAGTGGATGTTGATTTGGTGGTGCCAGATACCAGCAAAACTTTGCGCGAGGGAGCCTTGGCACCTTGGAATCCTATCTCATCCAACTACTATCCAAATATGCTAGAGCAGGCCATGACAGCCTTTGGAGTGGATATGGATAAGCCTTTTGAGGACTTGTCAGAAGAAGATAAGAACTTGATTCTCTACGGCTCGGATGGCAAGGAATTCCATTTCCACTATGAAAATGAATTTGGTGGCGTGCGCGATATCGACATTCCTTTTGAAGGAGTAATTGGTAATATCAAGCGTCGTTACCATGAGACTAACAGTGACTACACCCGTACCCAGATGCGTCTCTACATGAATGAGCTAACCTGTGGAACTTGCCACGGCTATCGTCTCAATGACCAGGCCTTGTCTGTCCGTGTGGGTGGGGAGCAAGGACCCCATATCGGTGAAATCTCAGACCTGTCTATCGCAGACCATTTGGAATTAGTGAGCCAGCTGACCTTGTCTGAAAATGAAGCCATTATCGCCCGTCCCATTCTCAAGGAAATCAAGGATCGATTGACCTTCCTCAATAACGTAGGTCTTAACTATCTGACCCTGTCACGTTCGGCAGGAACCCTATCAGGTGGGGAGAGTCAGCGTATTCGCTTGGCGACCCAGATTGGTTCCAACCTATCAGGTGTCCTCTATATCCTAGATGAGCCGTCTATCGGTCTTCACCAGAGGGATAATGACCGTCTCATTGCCAGTCTGAAAAAGATGCGTGACTTGGGCAACACTCTCATCGTGGTAGAACACGACGAAGATACCATGCGTGAGGCGGATTATCTGATTGACGTTGGTCCGGGTGCTGGTGTTTTTGGTGGAGAGATTGTTGCTGCAGGTACGCCTAAGCAAGTGGCTCGCAACAGCAAGTCTATCACAGGCCAATATCTATCAGGTAAACGAGTCATTCCAGTACCAGAAGATCGCCGTTCCGGAAATGGTCGCTTTATCGAGGTGACAGGAGCGCGTGAAAATAACCTACAAAATGTCACTGCCCGCTTCCCGTTAGGAAAATTTATCGCTGTGACTGGTGTATCGGGTTCAGGGAAATCGACCCTAATCAACAGTATTCTCAAAAAAGCCATTGCTCAAAAACTCAATCGCAATTCAGACAAGCCTGGTAAGTTTAAGACGATTACAGGGATTGAGCATGTAGACCGCTTGATTGACATTGACCAGAGCCCTATCGGACGGACGCCGAGGTCCAACCCAGCTACCTATACGGGAGTTTTTGACGATATCCGTGACCTCTTTGCCCAGACAAATGAAGCTAAGATTCGAGGCTACAAGAAGGGCCGTTTCAGTTTCAATGTCAAGGGTGGTCGTTGTGAAGCCTGCTCAGGTGATGGGATTATCAAGATTGAGATGCACTTCTTGCCAGATGTTTATGTGGCCTGTGAAGTTTGCCATGGGACTCGCTACAACAGTGAAACCCTAGAAGTCCACTACAAGGAAAAAAATATCTCGCAGGTCTTGGACATGACCGTCAACGATGCGGTGGAATTTTTCCAACACATTCCAAAAATTCAACGCAAACTTCAGACCATCAAGGATGTGGGACTGGGCTATGTAACGTTAGGACAACCAGCTACCACCCTTTCAGGTGGAGAAGCCCAGCGTATGAAGTTAGCTAGTGAACTCCATAAACGCTCGACAGGTAAATCCTTCTACATTCTGGATGAGCCAACTACAGGGCTTCATACTGAGGATATCGCTCGCTTGCTTAAAGTCTTGGCTCGCTTTGTCGACGATGGAAATACAGTCCTCGTCATTGAGCACAATCTGGATGTCATCAAGACGGCAGACCATATCATCGATTTGGGACCTGAGGGCGGTGTCGGTGGTGGAACCATCATTGCAACAGGAACCCCAGAAGAAATAGCGGCCAATGAAGCCAGCTACACAGGACACTATTTGAAAGGAAAGTTACATCATGAATAA
- a CDS encoding magnesium transporter CorA family protein yields the protein MKQVFLSTTTEFKEIDTLEPGTWINLVNPTQNESLEIANAFDIDIADLRAPLDAEEMSRITIEDEYTLIIVDVPITEERNNRTYYVTIPLGIIITEETIITTCLEPLPVLDVFINRRLRNFYTFMRSRFIFQILYRNAELYLTALRSIDRKSEQIESQLHKSTRNEELIELMELEKTIVYFKASLKTNERVIKKLTSATSNIKKYLEDEDLLEDTLIETQQAIEMADIYGNVLHSMTETFASIISNNQNNIMKTLALVTIVMSVPTMIFSAYGMNFKDNEIPLNGEPHAFWLIVFIAFAMSVSLTLYLIHKKWF from the coding sequence ATGAAACAAGTTTTTCTCTCAACAACAACTGAATTTAAAGAGATCGACACGCTTGAACCGGGTACTTGGATCAACCTCGTCAATCCTACACAAAATGAATCGTTGGAAATCGCTAACGCCTTCGACATTGACATTGCCGACCTTCGAGCACCGCTCGATGCGGAAGAAATGTCCCGTATTACCATTGAAGATGAGTATACTTTGATCATCGTAGACGTTCCCATCACAGAGGAAAGAAACAATCGCACCTACTACGTAACGATTCCGCTAGGGATTATCATCACCGAGGAGACCATTATCACCACCTGCTTGGAGCCCCTCCCAGTTCTCGATGTCTTTATCAACCGTAGACTGCGTAACTTTTACACCTTCATGCGTTCACGCTTTATCTTCCAGATTCTCTACCGCAACGCCGAACTTTACCTTACGGCCCTTCGTTCGATCGACCGTAAGAGTGAACAGATCGAAAGTCAACTTCACAAGTCTACTCGAAACGAAGAGCTGATCGAGCTCATGGAATTGGAAAAGACCATCGTCTATTTCAAGGCCTCACTGAAGACGAACGAGCGCGTGATTAAGAAATTGACCAGCGCAACTAGCAATATCAAGAAATACCTAGAAGACGAAGACCTGCTCGAAGACACCCTTATTGAAACCCAACAGGCCATCGAGATGGCAGATATCTATGGAAATGTCCTTCACTCTATGACAGAGACCTTTGCCTCTATCATTTCCAATAACCAGAACAACATCATGAAAACTCTGGCTCTCGTGACCATCGTTATGTCTGTCCCAACCATGATCTTCTCAGCCTATGGGATGAACTTCAAGGATAATGAAATCCCTTTGAACGGTGAGCCACATGCCTTCTGGTTAATCGTCTTTATCGCCTTTGCTATGAGTGTTTCACTCACTCTCTATCTCATCCATAAGAAATGGTTCTAA
- a CDS encoding DUF1129 domain-containing protein, translated as MSQIDLQKLTKKNQEFIHIATQQFIKDGKTDAEIKAVFEEVIPKILEEQAKGTTARSLYGAPTHWAHSFTVKEQYEKEHPKENDDPKLMIMDSALFITSLFALVSALTTFFSTDQAIGYGLITLLLVGLVGGVAFYLMYYFVYQYYGPDTDRSQRPPFWKSILVILAAMLLWLAVFFATSFLPAALNPILAPLPLAILGAALLALRFYLKKRFNIRSASAGPSRY; from the coding sequence ATGTCTCAGATTGATCTACAAAAATTAACTAAGAAAAACCAAGAGTTTATCCATATTGCTACCCAGCAATTTATCAAAGATGGCAAAACAGATGCTGAAATCAAGGCTGTTTTTGAGGAAGTCATTCCTAAAATCCTTGAAGAGCAAGCCAAAGGAACGACAGCTCGTTCCCTCTACGGCGCTCCAACCCACTGGGCTCATAGCTTCACTGTCAAGGAGCAATATGAAAAAGAGCATCCAAAAGAAAATGACGATCCAAAACTCATGATTATGGACTCAGCTCTTTTTATCACCAGTCTCTTTGCATTGGTTAGCGCTCTGACTACCTTCTTCTCTACAGATCAGGCCATTGGCTATGGGTTGATTACCCTCTTGTTGGTTGGACTTGTAGGAGGGGTGGCCTTCTACTTGATGTACTACTTTGTCTACCAGTATTATGGACCAGACACAGATCGTAGTCAGCGCCCTCCTTTCTGGAAATCAATCCTCGTCATCCTGGCTGCTATGCTTCTCTGGTTGGCTGTCTTCTTTGCAACAAGCTTCCTACCAGCAGCTCTCAATCCAATCCTTGCTCCACTGCCTTTGGCTATCCTGGGAGCTGCCCTTCTCGCCCTTCGCTTCTATCTCAAGAAACGTTTCAACATCCGAAGTGCAAGCGCGGGCCCATCACGTTATTAA
- a CDS encoding TfoX/Sxy family protein — translation MAYSQSLAQQIRKILALKLPPQIFEEELEEKKLFGGLAFMIRGKMVLTVSSRKDELVMVRIGKEMEKQVLPRTGAHITLMRGRPYHGYIDLDIEGQKELPYWIDLALSYNQELTK, via the coding sequence ATGGCATATAGTCAATCCTTAGCTCAGCAGATTCGAAAAATTCTAGCACTCAAACTGCCTCCCCAAATTTTCGAAGAAGAGCTAGAAGAAAAGAAACTGTTTGGTGGCCTGGCCTTTATGATTCGTGGGAAAATGGTCCTTACAGTCAGTTCCAGAAAGGACGAACTGGTTATGGTGAGAATTGGCAAAGAAATGGAAAAGCAAGTTCTACCCCGAACAGGAGCTCATATTACATTGATGAGAGGGCGACCTTATCATGGCTATATAGACCTAGATATCGAAGGTCAAAAAGAACTTCCTTACTGGATTGATTTAGCCCTCTCCTATAATCAAGAGTTGACCAAGTAA
- a CDS encoding S66 peptidase family protein translates to MVSTIGIVSLSSGVIGEDFVKHEVDLGVQRLKNLGLNPIFLPHSQKGLDFIKDHPEARAEDLMQAFSDDSIDMILCAIGGDDTYRLLPYLFENDQLQKVIKPKMFLGFSDTTMNHLMLHKLGVKTFYGQSFLADICELDKEMLTYSFHYFKELIKTGRISEIRPSDLWYEERTDFSPKALGTARISHVNTGFDLLQGNPQFEGEILGGCLESLYDIFDNSRYADSTVLCQKYKLFPDLSDWEGKILLLETSEEKPEPENFKKMVLALKETGVFEVISGLLVGKPMDETFYDDYKEALLDIIDNNIPIVYNLNVGHATPRAIVPFGVHAYVDAKKQVIRFDYNKK, encoded by the coding sequence ATGGTTTCTACTATTGGTATTGTTAGTTTGTCTAGTGGTGTTATCGGAGAGGATTTTGTCAAACACGAAGTCGACTTAGGTGTCCAACGTCTCAAGAATTTGGGACTCAATCCTATCTTTTTGCCTCATTCGCAAAAAGGATTAGACTTTATCAAGGACCATCCTGAGGCGCGTGCAGAGGATTTGATGCAGGCCTTTTCGGACGATAGCATCGACATGATCCTCTGCGCCATCGGTGGGGATGATACCTATCGCTTGCTACCTTATCTTTTTGAAAATGACCAACTCCAAAAGGTTATCAAACCAAAGATGTTTCTTGGCTTCTCGGATACCACTATGAACCACCTTATGTTGCACAAACTAGGGGTCAAGACTTTTTATGGGCAATCCTTTCTAGCAGACATTTGTGAATTAGACAAGGAGATGTTGACCTATAGCTTTCACTACTTTAAAGAATTGATCAAGACAGGAAGAATCTCAGAAATCCGCCCTAGCGACCTTTGGTATGAGGAACGAACTGATTTTAGTCCCAAGGCCCTGGGAACAGCTCGTATCAGTCATGTAAATACAGGCTTTGATTTGTTACAAGGAAATCCCCAGTTTGAGGGAGAAATTCTCGGAGGTTGCCTTGAATCTCTCTATGATATCTTTGACAATTCTCGATACGCAGACAGCACAGTTCTCTGCCAAAAATACAAACTTTTTCCTGACTTATCCGACTGGGAAGGAAAGATTCTTTTGTTAGAAACAAGCGAAGAGAAGCCTGAGCCGGAAAACTTCAAAAAGATGGTGCTGGCTTTGAAAGAAACTGGGGTATTTGAGGTCATCAGTGGACTCTTGGTCGGAAAACCTATGGATGAAACCTTCTATGACGACTATAAAGAGGCACTATTGGATATCATTGATAACAATATCCCGATTGTCTATAATCTAAACGTTGGGCACGCCACACCAAGAGCCATTGTGCCCTTTGGCGTTCACGCTTATGTGGATGCAAAGAAGCAAGTCATTCGCTTTGACTATAACAAAAAATAA
- a CDS encoding SemiSWEET family transporter yields the protein MTKQKINQIVGSIGAFIGIIVFIAYIPQIFANLQGNKAQPFQPLSAAVSCLIWVIYGWTKEPKKDWILIIPNSAGVVLGGLTFLTAL from the coding sequence ATGACTAAACAAAAAATAAATCAAATTGTCGGTTCAATCGGGGCCTTTATCGGGATTATTGTATTTATCGCCTACATCCCACAAATTTTTGCCAATTTACAAGGCAACAAAGCTCAACCATTCCAGCCTTTATCCGCAGCAGTATCTTGTTTAATTTGGGTTATTTACGGGTGGACAAAAGAACCTAAGAAGGATTGGATACTAATTATTCCAAACTCAGCTGGCGTTGTCTTAGGTGGACTGACATTTCTTACTGCACTATAA
- a CDS encoding DNA-3-methyladenine glycosylase I, with translation MPKRCGWVKMNNPLYVAYHDEEWGQPLHDDRALFELLCMETYQAGLSWETVLNKRQAFREAFHGYQIQAVAEMTDGELEALLENPAIIRNRAKLFATRSNVQAFLQVQEAYGSFDAYLWSFVNGQTIINDVPDYRLAPAKTSLSEKISKDLKKRGFKFTGPVAVLAFLQAAGLIDDHENDCEWKSGNK, from the coding sequence ATGCCAAAACGCTGTGGTTGGGTAAAAATGAATAATCCCTTATATGTAGCCTATCATGATGAGGAGTGGGGGCAACCCCTTCATGATGACCGCGCTCTTTTTGAACTGCTCTGTATGGAGACTTATCAGGCTGGTCTGTCTTGGGAAACGGTACTCAACAAACGCCAGGCTTTCCGAGAAGCATTTCATGGCTATCAAATTCAAGCGGTCGCGGAAATGACAGATGGGGAGTTGGAAGCCTTGTTAGAGAATCCAGCCATCATCCGAAATCGTGCCAAGCTCTTTGCGACACGCTCCAATGTCCAAGCATTTTTACAAGTTCAGGAAGCATATGGCTCCTTTGATGCCTATCTCTGGTCTTTTGTCAATGGACAAACCATCATCAATGATGTCCCCGACTATCGCCTAGCCCCAGCTAAAACGTCTTTATCTGAGAAAATATCCAAGGATCTCAAAAAACGTGGTTTCAAATTCACAGGTCCAGTTGCGGTTTTGGCTTTTCTACAAGCAGCAGGTTTGATTGACGACCACGAGAATGATTGTGAGTGGAAAAGCGGAAATAAGTGA
- the ruvA gene encoding Holliday junction branch migration protein RuvA, with protein MYEYLKGIITKITAKYIILEANGIGYILHVANPYAYSGQVNQETQIYVHQVVREDAHLLYGFRSEDEKKLFLSLISVSGIGPVSALAIIAADDNAGLVQAIETKNITYLTKFPKIGKKTAQQMVLDLEGKVVVASDDLPSKVAVQTSAENQELEEAMEAMLALGYKATELKKIKKFFEGTTDTAENYIKSALKMLVK; from the coding sequence ATGTACGAATATCTAAAAGGAATCATTACCAAAATCACTGCTAAATATATCATCCTTGAGGCAAATGGTATCGGTTATATCTTGCATGTAGCCAATCCCTATGCCTACTCAGGTCAGGTCAATCAAGAAACTCAGATTTATGTGCACCAAGTTGTTCGTGAGGATGCCCATCTGCTCTACGGTTTTCGCTCAGAAGATGAGAAAAAGCTCTTTCTCAGTCTGATCTCGGTCTCAGGGATTGGTCCTGTGTCAGCTCTTGCTATCATCGCAGCTGATGACAATGCTGGCTTGGTTCAAGCGATCGAGACTAAGAACATCACCTACTTGACCAAGTTCCCTAAAATTGGCAAGAAAACAGCCCAGCAGATGGTGCTGGACTTGGAAGGCAAGGTAGTCGTGGCTAGTGATGACCTTCCTTCCAAGGTCGCAGTGCAAACCAGCGCTGAAAACCAAGAACTGGAAGAAGCTATGGAAGCCATGCTGGCACTGGGCTACAAGGCGACTGAACTTAAGAAAATCAAGAAATTCTTTGAAGGAACGACGGATACAGCAGAGAACTATATCAAGTCGGCCCTTAAGATGTTGGTCAAATAG
- a CDS encoding MFS transporter — protein MKEFFALPKQIQMREWMSFVARILESAITPFMAMYYVQYFGAFWAGLLMITTKLIGFLAGLYGGHLADLWGRKKVIDWGNFGLASGYFLVLLANMPNHIFPFLTFVGMLLAETAGTFSWPAIDAMIIDLTDEQNRRFVYTISYWFVNVSVMLGAGLAGFFYDHHFFELLLVLTVISFLNFFLAWKYFSESKPANLVFEHGSSPLATVKNYVSVFQDKIFLLYTLGTVFNGVIWLQIDNYIPVHLKESFIASSIFGIHISGAKMLSIMVFINTLIIVCFITTANRLTKEMKLIPQFLLGSIIFDLGMLFTIVFRSFWALFLLAILYTMGELICMPPSQVLRAEMMNENKLGTYSGFLNMAQPLASILAGAMISISAATGAVGVWLVFIVCAVLGLLLIIRAAHLQGIANQL, from the coding sequence ATGAAAGAATTTTTTGCCCTCCCCAAGCAAATTCAAATGCGGGAATGGATGAGCTTTGTAGCACGGATTTTAGAGAGTGCCATTACTCCTTTTATGGCCATGTACTATGTTCAATATTTTGGAGCCTTTTGGGCGGGGTTATTGATGATCACAACCAAACTCATTGGTTTTTTAGCTGGGCTGTATGGTGGACATTTGGCGGATCTTTGGGGACGTAAGAAAGTCATTGACTGGGGAAACTTTGGTCTTGCGAGTGGCTACTTTCTTGTGCTGCTGGCAAATATGCCTAATCATATTTTTCCCTTTTTGACTTTTGTCGGAATGTTGCTGGCAGAGACCGCAGGAACTTTCTCTTGGCCGGCTATTGATGCGATGATTATTGATTTGACCGACGAGCAAAATCGCCGTTTCGTTTATACGATTAGTTATTGGTTTGTCAATGTATCCGTTATGTTAGGAGCAGGGCTTGCAGGTTTCTTTTACGACCACCATTTTTTTGAGTTGCTTCTGGTTTTGACGGTGATTAGCTTCTTGAATTTTTTCCTCGCTTGGAAATATTTTTCAGAAAGCAAGCCAGCTAATCTGGTCTTTGAGCATGGTAGCAGTCCTTTGGCAACTGTGAAAAATTATGTTTCTGTTTTTCAGGACAAAATTTTCCTACTTTATACGTTAGGGACTGTATTTAATGGTGTTATCTGGTTGCAAATTGACAATTATATACCCGTTCATTTGAAAGAGTCATTCATCGCGAGTAGTATTTTCGGTATTCATATTTCAGGAGCTAAGATGCTCAGTATCATGGTCTTTATCAATACCCTGATTATTGTTTGCTTCATAACGACTGCCAATCGTTTGACCAAGGAAATGAAGCTCATACCGCAGTTTTTATTGGGAAGTATTATCTTTGACTTGGGTATGCTTTTCACCATTGTCTTCAGGAGTTTCTGGGCTCTGTTTTTGCTAGCCATTCTCTATACTATGGGGGAACTCATCTGCATGCCGCCAAGCCAAGTTTTGCGGGCGGAAATGATGAATGAGAATAAGCTCGGAACCTACTCAGGTTTCCTTAATATGGCGCAGCCTTTAGCGTCTATTTTAGCGGGGGCGATGATTTCTATCAGCGCTGCAACAGGTGCTGTAGGTGTTTGGCTCGTTTTTATTGTGTGTGCAGTACTTGGGTTGCTTCTTATCATCAGAGCAGCGCATTTACAAGGAATTGCAAATCAATTATAG
- a CDS encoding helix-turn-helix domain-containing protein — protein sequence MKLAEKLFELRKEKGWSQEKLAEQINVSRQSISKWESGQVLPEIEKIIELSKIFQVTTDYLLLDENSEKTSTEVILEEDKDKYYKEVKSFGLWQVIYIFVLALAIYLFLAGSSFPAEFTAWIWLTFVLLIASAIAISKTLKTKQRYLDKMIGLENPSNQDDSMKP from the coding sequence ATGAAACTCGCAGAAAAACTATTTGAGCTCCGAAAGGAAAAAGGTTGGTCCCAGGAAAAGCTAGCAGAACAAATCAATGTCTCTCGGCAAAGTATCTCCAAGTGGGAGTCTGGTCAAGTTCTTCCAGAAATCGAAAAAATCATTGAATTAAGCAAGATTTTTCAAGTGACAACTGACTATCTACTACTAGATGAAAACTCTGAAAAAACTTCTACAGAAGTGATTTTGGAGGAAGATAAGGACAAATACTATAAAGAAGTTAAATCTTTTGGCCTCTGGCAAGTGATTTATATTTTCGTCTTAGCTCTGGCTATCTATCTCTTTTTAGCTGGTTCTAGTTTTCCAGCCGAGTTCACCGCCTGGATTTGGCTGACCTTCGTTCTTTTGATTGCTTCAGCGATTGCTATCAGCAAGACTCTCAAAACCAAACAACGTTATCTTGATAAAATGATTGGTCTTGAGAATCCCTCAAACCAAGACGACTCTATGAAACCTTGA